A single region of the Salarchaeum japonicum genome encodes:
- a CDS encoding Rrf2 family transcriptional regulator, with product MSSIELTPSQKTILTALVNLYSEREEAIKGEAIAEEVNRNPGTIRNQMQSLKALQLVEGVPGPKGGYKPTSNAYNALDVQEIESAAEVPVTHEGESVADANVQEIDLSSVHHPDLCRAEIHMRGSLREFHEGDRVIVGPTPLSKLVIEGIVDGVDDTNNVLILKIESMEAPAEPPEH from the coding sequence ATGTCGAGCATCGAGCTAACACCCAGCCAGAAAACAATCCTCACGGCGCTCGTGAACCTCTACTCGGAGCGCGAGGAAGCCATCAAGGGGGAAGCTATCGCCGAGGAGGTAAACCGGAACCCGGGCACCATCCGGAACCAGATGCAGTCCCTGAAAGCCCTCCAGCTCGTCGAGGGCGTCCCCGGACCGAAGGGCGGCTACAAGCCCACGTCGAACGCGTACAACGCGCTCGACGTACAGGAGATAGAGAGCGCCGCCGAGGTTCCCGTCACCCACGAGGGCGAGAGCGTCGCGGACGCGAACGTCCAGGAGATCGACCTATCGAGCGTCCACCACCCCGACCTCTGCCGGGCCGAAATCCACATGCGCGGCAGCCTCCGGGAGTTCCACGAGGGCGACCGAGTCATCGTCGGCCCCACCCCGCTCTCCAAACTCGTCATCGAAGGCATCGTGGACGGCGTGGACGACACGAACAACGTCCTCATCCTCAAAATCGAGTCGATGGAAGCGCCCGCGGAACCGCCCGAACACTAA
- a CDS encoding NAD(P)/FAD-dependent oxidoreductase → MSPTVAVLGAGYAGAGAIPELEDRLGDDADLVWISDTDYHLVLHEAHRCIRDPAVREKITIPVTDIKSPSTQFVQAEVTGLDTDDRVVELDGADDVAYDYVLVALGSQTAYYGIDGMAENALTLKSLDDALDIHERVKDAAREATREDPATVVIGGAGLSGIQSAGEVAEFRDKHNAPVEVYLVEALPEIFPPGDAEVQGALRHHLEEADVNILTDDPITSADDEEIHFDERDSLDYDVFVWTGGITGRDALDDTSLENEHNRLNTGQDFQTSDDRVFAIGDSAIVEQPGEHPAPPTALAAWQAAEVAAKNVANAIDDHPLETWTYHDEGTLISIGETAIAHEVTVYGIDAPVRTFNGLPAKMLKKGAAARWIAKITSPTRAIKAWDAL, encoded by the coding sequence ATGTCACCGACCGTCGCAGTTCTCGGTGCCGGGTACGCCGGCGCGGGCGCGATCCCCGAACTCGAAGACCGTCTCGGGGACGACGCCGACCTCGTCTGGATCTCCGACACCGACTACCACCTCGTGCTCCACGAGGCCCACCGCTGCATCCGCGACCCCGCCGTCCGGGAGAAGATAACGATTCCCGTCACGGACATCAAATCGCCGAGCACGCAGTTCGTGCAGGCGGAAGTCACCGGCCTCGACACGGACGACCGGGTCGTCGAACTCGACGGCGCGGACGACGTCGCGTACGACTACGTGCTCGTCGCGCTCGGCTCCCAGACCGCGTACTACGGCATCGACGGGATGGCCGAGAACGCGCTCACCCTCAAGAGCCTCGACGACGCGCTCGACATCCACGAACGCGTCAAGGACGCCGCCCGTGAGGCGACGCGCGAAGACCCCGCGACGGTCGTCATCGGCGGCGCGGGCCTCTCCGGCATCCAGAGCGCCGGCGAAGTCGCCGAGTTCCGCGACAAACACAACGCGCCCGTCGAAGTCTACCTCGTCGAAGCCCTCCCCGAAATCTTCCCGCCGGGCGACGCCGAAGTCCAGGGCGCGCTCCGCCACCACCTCGAAGAAGCCGACGTGAACATCCTCACCGACGACCCCATCACGTCCGCCGACGACGAGGAAATTCACTTCGACGAGCGCGACAGCCTCGACTACGACGTATTCGTCTGGACGGGCGGCATCACCGGCCGCGACGCCCTCGACGACACCAGCCTGGAGAACGAACACAACCGCCTCAACACCGGCCAGGACTTCCAGACCAGCGACGACCGCGTGTTCGCCATCGGCGACTCCGCCATCGTCGAACAGCCCGGCGAGCACCCCGCACCCCCCACCGCGCTCGCCGCCTGGCAGGCCGCCGAAGTCGCCGCGAAGAACGTCGCGAACGCCATCGACGACCACCCCCTCGAAACCTGGACGTACCACGACGAAGGCACCCTCATCAGCATCGGCGAAACCGCCATCGCCCACGAAGTCACCGTCTACGGCATCGACGCCCCCGTCCGCACCTTCAACGGCCTCCCCGCCAAGATGCTGAAGAAAGGCGCCGCCGCCCGCTGGATCGCCAAAATCACCAGCCCCACCCGCGCCATCAAAGCCTGGGACGCGCTCTAG